In one window of Zingiber officinale cultivar Zhangliang chromosome 11A, Zo_v1.1, whole genome shotgun sequence DNA:
- the LOC122032761 gene encoding homeobox-leucine zipper protein HOX7-like, which produces MEGEEECDTRLALGIGTRINPTATLHFDALFPVQLKEEDDEEEVAVSTGKAGSNCSSERKKKKLKLTREQVLLLEESFGERSTLDSEQKQDLAERLCIRPRQVEVWFQNRRARTKTRQMEAEHEHLKRRCERLDEENRRLKKELVQLVKATAMTASSVLCPSCERAAGAGIRHRRT; this is translated from the exons ATGGAAGGGGAAGAAGAATGCGACACCAGGCTTGCACTCGGAATTGGCACCAGAATTAACCCTACTGCCACGCTTCATTTCGATGCTCTGTTTCCGGTTCAGTTAAAGGAAGAAGATGACGAAGAAGAAGTCGCCGTCAGTACTGGAAAAGCAGGCAGCAACTGCAGcagcgagaggaagaagaagaagctcaagctcacgAGGGAGCAAGTCCTGCTGCTCGAGGAAAGCTTCGGCGAGCGCAGCACTCTCGATTCG GAACAAAAGCAGgatctggccgagcggctctgcATCCGGCCGCGGCAAGTGGAGGTGTGGTTCCAGAACAGGCGAGCGAGGACGAAGACGAGGCAGATGGAGGCGGAGCACGAGCACCTGAAGCGGCGCTGCGAGAGGCTGGACGAGGAGAACCGGAGGCTGAAGAAGGAGCTGGTGCAGCTGGTGAAGGCGACGGCGATGACCGCGTCGTCGGTGCTCTGCCCTTCCTGTGAGAGGGCGGCCGGAGCCGGGATTCGCCACCGGCGAACGTAA
- the LOC122030833 gene encoding probable protein-S-isoprenylcysteine O-methyltransferase produces MLIVPMASTASWHLLEFLVAIIFFHSSEYMLAIFFHGQSSVTLSSLLISQHYVIAMTCALLEYAIEFHFFPSLKEHWSVSNIGLMMVLFGEFIRKAAILTAGRSFTHMIRRYYADDHELITHGIYRFVRHPGYSGFFIWAAGTQVMLCNPVSFIGFVAVVWRFFYTRIPYEEFFLRQFFGSLYAEYARRVPSGLPFVK; encoded by the exons ATGCTGATAGTTCCCATGGCCAGCACAGCTTCATGGCATCTATTGGAGTTCCTTGTTGCCATCATCTTCTTCCATTCCTCTGAATACATGCTGGCTATCTTCTTCCATGGCCAGTCCAGTGTTACCCTCAGCT CACTTTTGATTAGCCAGCATTATGTCATTGCAATGACTTGTGCACTGCTGGAATATGCTATAGAGTTTCACTTCTTTCCGAGTTTAAAAGAGCATTGGTCGGTTAGTAATATTGGACTTATGATGGTGCTATTTGGAGAGTTTATACGTAAAGCTGCCATCCTTACTGCTGGCCGGTCTTTCACACATATGATAAGAAGATATTATGCGGATGATCATGAATTGATTACTCATGGTATTTACAG ATTTGTTCGCCATCCTGGCTATTCTGGATTCTTCATTTGGGCAGCTGGAACACAGGTTATGCTCTGCAATCCAGTCTCCTTCATTGGTTTTGTAGCTGTTGTTTGGCGATTTTTCTACACACGGATACC ATATGAAGAATTTTTCTTGAGGCAATTTTTTGGTTCGCTGTACGCGGAATATGCAAGAAGAGTTCCATCTGGCCTTCCTTTTGTTAAATAA
- the LOC122032540 gene encoding squamosa promoter-binding-like protein 10: protein MMNGLGSSDASFSPASMAASFSELGGGGGSQQEQLWDSDSAAGLQSHLFGHQDPTMEDMSTSLRFFPPAGYRHYSPLGLVLKGEDNIAAAAGQIGLNLGRRTYFSSSSSSGDDARRFFLCPKGGGGGVWSPGHQPSRCQCQAEGCKSDLSGAKHYHRRHKVCDFHSKATVVIAHGLRQRFCQQCSRFHVLEEFDEAKRSCRKRLADHNRRRRKPKTKHDADCSTSMITPSKRLKIQFFCFKKK, encoded by the exons ATGATGAACGGGTTGGGTTCTTCGGATGCCTCCTTCTCCCCTGCTTCCATGGCGGCGTCTTTCTCTGAGCTCGGAGGCGGTGGAGGTAGTCAACAAGAGCAGCTTTGGGACTCCGACTCCGCCGCCGGCCTCCAAAGCCACTTATTCGGTCATCAAGATCCAACCATGGAGGACATGAGCACCAGCCTCCGCTTCTTCCCGCCGGCAGGGTATCGACATTATTCTCCCCTGGGACTTGTCCTGAAGGGGGAAGACAACATCGCGGCCGCCGCCGGCCAAATTGGTCTCAATTTGGGCCGACGGACctacttctcctcctcctcctcctccggcgACGATGCTCGCCGCTTCTTTCTGTGCCCGaaaggaggcggcggcggcgtgtGGTCGCCCGGCCACCAGCCGTCTCGTTGCCAGTGCCAAGCCGAGGGGTGCAAGTCCGACCTGTCCGGCGCCAAGCACTACCACCGCCGCCACAAGGTCTGCGACTTCCACTCCAAGGCCACCGTCGTCATCGCCCACGGACTGCGGCAGCGCTTCTGTCAGCAATGCAGCAG GTTTCACGTGCTTGAAGAGTTCGACGAGGCCAAGCGGAGCTGCAGGAAGCGTTTGGCCGACCACAATCGCCGGAGGAGGAAGCCTAAGACGAAACACGACGCAGATTGCTCAACCTCCATGATTACTCCAAGCAAgcgattaaaaattcaatttttttgttttaaaaaaaaataa